One Kribbella sp. NBC_00662 genomic region harbors:
- a CDS encoding amidohydrolase family protein: protein MTRLLLHSGSVLDVEAGEVRTADLVVEGDRIVDVGVGLDGDDGIDCGGGLLVPGFIDCHTHVCVAQTRLDPFGLPRSVRPLSAVPVLRTLLRLGVTTVRDAWGADAGVRMAVEKGWIDGPELLISLRQVGTTGGIGDLWAPRTGPVDFFEDPSLPDPTFDGADGARAVVRRMVRAGADWIKVTATGSMAIGKGVHDIELTADELCALVDEARRRGGRKVMVHAHGARAVELAARSGAASIEHGTYLDEDAVAAMAEAGTWYVPTLSVTQSDPEHAPEGAVEAHRESMRLAIDAGVRIAMGTDNPVRPHSEALWELRHLAAAGLGDAGALRAATIDAARLLGLADDRGELAVGKRADLVLLDGVDLDCTALEDRIRRVVHNGSGV, encoded by the coding sequence ATGACTCGTCTGCTTCTTCATTCCGGTTCTGTTCTCGACGTCGAGGCCGGGGAGGTTCGTACGGCGGACCTTGTGGTGGAAGGTGATCGGATCGTCGACGTCGGGGTCGGGCTCGATGGTGACGATGGGATCGACTGTGGTGGTGGGCTGCTGGTTCCGGGGTTCATCGACTGTCATACGCACGTGTGTGTTGCGCAGACGCGGCTTGATCCGTTCGGGTTGCCGCGGTCGGTGCGGCCGTTGTCCGCCGTACCGGTGTTGCGGACGTTGTTGCGGCTTGGTGTGACGACGGTGCGGGATGCGTGGGGCGCGGACGCGGGTGTGCGGATGGCGGTGGAGAAGGGGTGGATCGACGGGCCGGAGCTGCTGATCAGCCTGCGGCAGGTCGGTACTACGGGTGGTATCGGGGACCTGTGGGCGCCGCGGACCGGGCCGGTCGACTTCTTCGAGGACCCGTCGCTGCCGGATCCGACCTTCGACGGGGCCGACGGAGCGCGGGCCGTCGTACGGCGGATGGTGCGGGCCGGCGCGGATTGGATCAAGGTGACCGCGACCGGGTCGATGGCGATCGGGAAGGGCGTGCACGACATCGAGCTGACCGCTGACGAGCTGTGCGCTCTCGTCGACGAGGCCAGACGGCGGGGCGGCCGGAAGGTGATGGTGCACGCGCACGGAGCGCGGGCGGTCGAGCTGGCGGCGCGGTCCGGGGCGGCGAGCATCGAGCACGGCACGTACCTTGACGAGGATGCGGTCGCGGCGATGGCCGAGGCGGGGACCTGGTACGTGCCGACGCTGTCCGTAACGCAGTCCGACCCCGAACACGCTCCGGAAGGAGCGGTCGAGGCGCATCGCGAGTCGATGCGGCTGGCGATCGACGCCGGGGTCCGGATCGCGATGGGCACCGACAATCCCGTTCGGCCCCACTCGGAGGCGTTGTGGGAGCTCAGGCACCTGGCCGCTGCGGGGCTGGGTGACGCCGGTGCGCTGCGGGCGGCAACGATCGACGCGGCGCGGTTGCTCGGCCTTGCGGATGACCGTGGGGAGCTCGCGGTCGGCAAGCGGGCCGATCTGGTCCTGCTGGATGGTGTCGACCTGGACTGCACCGCACTCGAGGATCGGATCCGTCGGGTCGTTCACAACGGCTCCGGGGTTTGA
- a CDS encoding M20 family metallopeptidase: protein MSLTPAEQKVLDRIDEDLLVRVTQDLVRAHGQNPPGEEAATAVVLAAAARDLGLDVRTSPVEPGRDNVSITLAGGNDPGLLLLGHTDVVPVGDGWTVDPYGGLLRDGRIYGRGASDMKGGLAAALIALAALRDTPLTGPVELTAVVDEEETGKGIRAYIAEAQRQYVGCITAEPTDLQTIIAARGDSYLQVSVHGRASHAGNPDGGANAIYGAAAVVAEIERLHAELATAPHPLLGPATWSVGQINGGTGGSIVPAECVVVADRRLLPGESPTEVLADLGRRVASLRLEDRGLTVELAMPMEMPAFETAADADLVRITEAARLDAGGQPLPLAGWTAACDGGYIARDLDVPVVVLGPGSVTTQAHRADESVPVTELVTAARTYALTALRLLT, encoded by the coding sequence ATGAGCCTGACACCCGCCGAACAGAAGGTGCTGGACCGGATCGACGAGGACCTGCTGGTGCGAGTCACGCAGGACCTGGTCCGGGCGCACGGGCAGAACCCGCCCGGCGAGGAGGCCGCCACCGCGGTCGTCCTCGCCGCGGCGGCCCGTGACCTCGGGCTCGACGTACGGACGTCGCCGGTCGAACCAGGTCGCGACAACGTGTCCATCACGCTTGCCGGTGGCAACGATCCCGGCCTGTTGCTGCTCGGCCACACCGACGTCGTACCGGTCGGCGACGGCTGGACGGTCGACCCGTACGGCGGCCTCCTCCGCGACGGCCGCATCTACGGCCGCGGCGCCTCCGACATGAAGGGCGGCCTGGCCGCGGCCCTGATCGCCCTGGCCGCGCTCCGCGACACTCCCCTGACCGGCCCGGTCGAACTGACCGCAGTCGTCGATGAAGAAGAAACCGGCAAGGGCATCCGCGCGTACATAGCCGAGGCGCAGCGGCAGTACGTCGGCTGTATCACCGCCGAGCCGACCGACCTGCAAACGATCATCGCTGCGCGCGGCGACTCGTACCTGCAAGTGTCGGTGCACGGTCGCGCCTCGCATGCCGGCAACCCGGACGGCGGCGCCAACGCGATCTACGGCGCGGCCGCCGTCGTCGCCGAGATCGAACGCCTGCACGCGGAGCTCGCCACCGCACCCCATCCCCTGCTCGGCCCGGCGACGTGGAGCGTCGGCCAGATCAACGGCGGAACCGGCGGCTCGATCGTCCCCGCCGAATGCGTGGTCGTCGCCGACCGCCGCCTCCTCCCCGGCGAGTCCCCCACCGAGGTCCTCGCCGACCTCGGCCGTCGCGTAGCCTCCCTCCGCCTCGAGGACCGCGGCCTCACCGTCGAACTCGCGATGCCGATGGAAATGCCCGCCTTCGAAACCGCCGCCGACGCCGACCTGGTCCGCATCACCGAGGCCGCCCGCCTCGACGCCGGCGGCCAACCGCTGCCACTCGCAGGCTGGACCGCCGCCTGCGACGGCGGCTACATCGCCCGCGACCTCGACGTACCCGTCGTCGTCCTGGGCCCCGGCTCGGTAACCACCCAGGCCCACCGCGCCGACGAATCGGTCCCCGTCACAGAACTCGTCACAGCAGCCCGCACCTACGCCCTGACAGCCCTCCGCCTCCTCACCTGA
- the atzF gene encoding allophanate hydrolase — translation MNNEWITRVDPIEAADGPLHGLTMALKDNIDLAGVPTTAGDPRNSLPAERSAFVVDRLIAAGAVPLGKTNLDQYATGLVGTRSPYGVCHSVFSDQHVSGGSSSGSAVAVASGQVDFALGTDTAGSGRVPAAFNRLIGIKPSRGLVSARGVVPACRSLDCVTVMARTVATARAAYDVMVAYDPDDAWSRRIEKLPRPRGGRVIGVPDVGLELDPLHEAAWQETLAEAHRLGDVVKVDVRPLLEAADLLYSGPWLAERWLAFGDKLDDDPAVDPTVRKIVRGGAALTASAAFAGFDQLATLARASEYLWTEIDALLLPVTPGHPTLAEVAADPIGVNSRLGRFTNMVNLLDLCAVAFPGPDRTDGLPFGVQLLAPAGHDRALIDLAAVWCGEPVPASDTDILLAVAGAHLSGQPLNDQLVRRGARLAFSARTASSYRMFLVDGPRPGLTRTLTGADGPGIEVEVWRMAADELGGFAETIAPPLAIGPLELSDGRQVLGFLCTADAADPSRDITSSGSWRSYLSGG, via the coding sequence ATGAACAACGAGTGGATCACTCGCGTCGACCCGATCGAGGCGGCCGACGGACCGTTGCACGGGCTGACGATGGCGCTCAAGGACAACATCGATCTCGCGGGAGTGCCGACGACGGCCGGCGACCCGCGCAACAGCCTGCCCGCGGAGCGCAGTGCGTTCGTGGTCGATCGGCTGATCGCGGCCGGCGCCGTACCGCTGGGGAAGACGAACCTCGATCAATACGCGACCGGGCTGGTCGGTACGCGGTCGCCGTACGGCGTCTGCCATTCGGTCTTCTCGGATCAGCATGTGTCGGGCGGATCGAGCTCAGGCAGTGCGGTCGCCGTGGCGAGTGGCCAGGTCGACTTCGCGCTCGGTACAGACACGGCAGGTAGTGGACGGGTGCCGGCGGCGTTCAATCGGCTGATCGGCATCAAACCGAGTCGCGGGCTCGTCTCCGCGCGCGGCGTCGTACCGGCTTGTCGCTCGCTCGACTGCGTGACCGTGATGGCCCGCACGGTGGCGACCGCGCGGGCGGCGTACGACGTGATGGTTGCCTATGACCCGGATGATGCCTGGTCGCGGCGGATCGAGAAGCTGCCTCGTCCTCGGGGCGGACGCGTGATCGGCGTACCGGATGTGGGGTTGGAGCTGGATCCGCTGCATGAGGCGGCTTGGCAGGAGACGCTCGCCGAGGCTCATCGGCTGGGTGACGTCGTGAAGGTGGATGTGCGGCCGCTGCTGGAGGCGGCTGATCTGCTGTACTCCGGGCCGTGGCTGGCTGAGCGGTGGCTCGCATTCGGGGACAAGCTCGACGACGATCCCGCCGTCGATCCCACTGTGCGGAAGATCGTGCGGGGCGGTGCGGCGTTGACGGCGTCGGCCGCGTTCGCCGGCTTCGATCAGCTCGCGACGCTCGCTCGGGCGAGTGAGTATCTGTGGACCGAGATCGATGCACTGCTGTTGCCGGTCACCCCCGGGCATCCCACGCTCGCGGAGGTAGCGGCGGACCCGATCGGCGTCAACAGCCGGCTCGGTCGCTTCACGAACATGGTCAATCTGCTCGACCTGTGCGCGGTCGCGTTCCCCGGACCGGATCGCACTGACGGCCTGCCGTTCGGTGTCCAACTGCTGGCCCCGGCCGGGCATGACCGTGCACTGATCGATCTGGCCGCGGTCTGGTGTGGTGAGCCCGTGCCTGCCTCCGACACCGACATCCTGCTGGCGGTCGCCGGCGCACACCTGTCCGGCCAGCCGCTGAACGATCAGCTGGTACGGCGGGGTGCGCGGCTCGCCTTCAGTGCGCGGACCGCGTCGTCATACCGGATGTTCCTGGTCGACGGGCCTCGACCTGGCCTGACCCGGACGCTGACCGGTGCGGACGGGCCGGGGATCGAGGTCGAGGTGTGGCGGATGGCGGCGGACGAGCTGGGTGGGTTCGCTGAGACCATCGCTCCGCCGCTCGCGATCGGGCCGCTCGAACTGTCGGACGGACGACAGGTCCTCGGCTTCCTCTGCACCGCGGACGCCGCCGACCCGAGCCGTGACATCACGTCGTCCGGGAGCTGGCGCTCCTACCTGTCCGGGGGCTGA
- a CDS encoding 5-oxoprolinase/urea amidolyase family protein, with translation MVTLALVTVVASGTQTTIQDLAGRPGLWDVGVPPSGAADELTFALLNAAVGNPDTAAGLECVLTGPVLTCDEDRLICVGGAVRNATVDNLRIKPGMVVRWPAGSVLDIGSLDGPGMRGYVAIQGGLDVPRVLGSRSTFILGGFGGHDGKPLETGNQLPLGRKENLLSPVPVELPTMSDSWQLRVIPGPHGAPEHLTEEGVDAFFANSWIVDHRSDRTGVRLIGPTPGWARTDGGEAGLHPSNVHDSAYPVGGIMLSGDTPVIVGKDGPSLGGFVVPAVVIEADRWMLGQLRAGDSVQLVPVTPEVATEAARVRRQWLTDLRQPPAIVTSSPATPDRPTVLHRASADAGPAGSRDAGQAPSYTIRYAGERHLLVEAGPTELDLTVRVWIHLLAQALRDNRPTGVVEIVEGVRSLLVAVDSSRLALTALAERLAFLAAGLDDPETVVLPAREVVLPIAFDHPEAHEAMRRYATSVRPDAPWCPDNVEFIRRVNDLDTRDEVFEIVQAATYLVVGLGDVYLGAPVAVPIDPRHRLVTTKYNPARTWTPQNAVGIGGIYLCVYGMEGPGGYQLVGRTVPVWRLSPADEQPWLLRQFDLIRFTPVTAEQLAHERAEIAAGRADLKTAPATFSISDVRRIEQEAPVDIATVRARRRAAFEAERARWGA, from the coding sequence GTGGTGACGTTGGCGCTCGTCACAGTTGTTGCCTCAGGCACCCAAACGACGATCCAGGATCTGGCCGGCCGGCCAGGTCTGTGGGATGTCGGCGTACCGCCGTCCGGGGCCGCCGACGAACTCACGTTCGCGCTGCTCAACGCCGCGGTCGGCAATCCGGACACCGCGGCCGGGCTGGAATGCGTGCTGACCGGACCCGTCCTCACCTGCGACGAGGATCGGCTGATCTGCGTCGGCGGCGCGGTCCGCAATGCGACTGTCGACAATCTGCGGATCAAGCCCGGGATGGTCGTCCGATGGCCGGCCGGCTCCGTGCTCGACATCGGCTCGCTCGACGGTCCCGGCATGCGCGGGTACGTCGCGATCCAGGGCGGGCTCGACGTACCACGGGTACTCGGCAGCCGGTCGACGTTCATCCTCGGCGGGTTCGGCGGTCACGACGGCAAGCCACTCGAGACCGGCAATCAGCTTCCGCTCGGCCGGAAGGAGAACCTGCTGTCCCCGGTGCCGGTGGAGCTGCCGACGATGTCGGACTCCTGGCAGCTGCGCGTGATTCCCGGACCACACGGAGCGCCTGAGCATCTCACCGAGGAAGGCGTCGATGCGTTCTTTGCCAACAGCTGGATCGTCGACCATCGGTCCGACCGGACCGGCGTCAGGCTGATCGGGCCCACGCCCGGCTGGGCCCGCACCGACGGCGGCGAGGCCGGTCTGCATCCGTCGAACGTGCACGATTCGGCGTACCCGGTCGGCGGCATCATGCTGTCCGGCGACACCCCGGTCATCGTCGGCAAGGACGGCCCGTCGCTCGGCGGCTTCGTCGTACCCGCCGTCGTGATCGAAGCCGACCGCTGGATGCTCGGCCAACTCCGTGCCGGCGATTCGGTGCAGCTGGTGCCGGTGACACCGGAGGTCGCGACCGAGGCGGCCCGCGTACGGCGCCAATGGCTGACCGATCTCCGCCAGCCTCCTGCGATCGTGACCTCGTCACCCGCAACCCCCGACCGCCCGACGGTTCTGCACCGGGCATCGGCAGACGCCGGCCCGGCGGGCTCCCGGGACGCAGGGCAGGCGCCGTCGTACACCATCAGATATGCCGGCGAGCGGCATCTGCTCGTCGAGGCCGGGCCAACCGAACTCGACCTCACCGTCCGCGTGTGGATCCACCTGCTGGCGCAGGCATTGCGGGACAACCGGCCGACCGGCGTTGTCGAGATCGTGGAAGGGGTGCGGTCGCTGCTCGTCGCGGTCGACTCGTCGCGGCTCGCGTTGACCGCGCTCGCGGAGCGGCTCGCGTTCCTCGCCGCTGGTCTCGACGATCCGGAGACCGTGGTGCTGCCGGCCCGGGAGGTCGTGCTGCCGATCGCCTTCGACCACCCGGAGGCACACGAGGCGATGCGCCGGTACGCGACCTCGGTCCGGCCGGACGCGCCGTGGTGCCCGGACAACGTCGAGTTCATCCGGCGGGTCAACGATCTCGACACGCGGGACGAGGTGTTCGAGATCGTGCAGGCCGCGACGTACCTGGTGGTCGGTCTCGGTGACGTCTATCTCGGTGCGCCGGTCGCGGTGCCGATCGATCCGCGGCACCGGCTCGTCACGACGAAGTACAACCCGGCCCGGACCTGGACACCGCAGAACGCGGTGGGGATCGGCGGGATCTACCTGTGCGTGTACGGGATGGAGGGTCCCGGCGGATACCAGCTGGTCGGGCGCACCGTCCCGGTCTGGCGGCTGTCCCCCGCCGACGAGCAGCCTTGGTTGCTGAGGCAGTTCGACCTGATCAGATTCACGCCGGTGACGGCGGAGCAGCTCGCCCACGAGCGGGCCGAGATCGCCGCCGGACGGGCAGACCTGAAGACCGCGCCGGCGACGTTCTCGATCTCCGACGTACGCCGGATCGAGCAGGAGGCACCTGTGGACATAGCGACCGTGCGGGCCAGACGCCGCGCCGCGTTCGAGGCCGAGCGGGCTCGGTGGGGCGCATGA
- a CDS encoding urea amidolyase associated protein UAAP2, giving the protein MTVTATTVALDSVVEAGDGALVNVPAGGRLQIVDLHGNQAVDTLFYDAHDIDNRYSAFDTIREQRAVFLTTGSRLMSTRLDELAVISDDTCGRHDTVGGACSQESNVIRYGEFTRHQHACRQTFLRYGAEAGIGQRQLTHNVNFFMNVPVTSSGGLTFEDGLSAPGKYVEITASRDLLVLISNCPQVNNPCNGWNPTPVQLLGRW; this is encoded by the coding sequence ATGACCGTCACCGCCACGACCGTCGCCCTCGATTCCGTCGTCGAAGCCGGCGACGGCGCGCTCGTGAACGTACCCGCCGGCGGACGCCTGCAGATCGTCGACCTGCACGGGAACCAGGCCGTCGACACGCTGTTCTACGACGCCCACGACATCGACAACCGCTACTCCGCGTTCGACACGATCCGCGAGCAGCGGGCCGTGTTCCTGACCACCGGATCGCGGCTGATGTCGACCAGACTCGACGAGCTCGCCGTGATCAGCGACGACACCTGCGGGCGGCACGACACCGTCGGCGGCGCGTGCTCACAGGAGAGCAACGTCATCCGGTACGGCGAGTTCACCCGCCACCAGCACGCCTGCCGGCAGACGTTCCTGCGGTACGGCGCGGAGGCCGGTATCGGCCAGCGTCAACTCACCCACAACGTCAACTTCTTCATGAACGTGCCGGTGACGTCGAGCGGCGGACTGACGTTCGAGGACGGCCTGTCGGCCCCGGGCAAGTACGTCGAGATCACCGCGAGCCGCGACCTGCTCGTCCTGATCAGCAACTGTCCGCAGGTCAACAATCCCTGCAACGGCTGGAACCCGACGCCGGTCCAGTTGCTGGGCCGGTGGTGA
- a CDS encoding DUF1989 domain-containing protein, giving the protein MNHDIPGSAAWSAPVRAGRTITLTALADGANATVLIIGADRLDRLNIPDTLKSQMSARIKPGMVLMSDRGLALATVIGSSLDWHDCLTGALPDRLLLLELTKHGFGEADLHGCINFFSKVAVANDPRASLAFIPDHAHAGDTVTLRADQDLLLFISTAPHALSDSPAGSVAVQLESPAEVADPELREEAVRALRLTRELIA; this is encoded by the coding sequence ATGAACCACGACATTCCCGGTAGTGCGGCGTGGTCCGCACCTGTTCGTGCGGGACGCACGATCACGCTGACCGCGCTCGCCGACGGTGCCAACGCGACGGTGCTGATCATCGGCGCGGACCGCCTCGATCGGCTCAACATCCCGGACACGCTGAAGTCCCAGATGTCCGCTCGCATCAAACCCGGCATGGTGCTGATGTCCGACCGCGGCCTCGCGCTGGCGACCGTCATCGGCTCGAGCCTGGACTGGCACGACTGCCTCACCGGCGCCCTCCCCGACCGGCTTCTCCTCCTCGAACTGACCAAGCACGGCTTCGGCGAAGCCGACCTGCACGGCTGCATCAACTTCTTCAGCAAGGTCGCCGTCGCGAACGATCCCCGCGCCTCGCTCGCATTCATCCCCGATCACGCGCACGCCGGTGACACCGTCACGCTGCGCGCAGACCAGGACCTGCTGCTCTTCATCTCGACCGCGCCCCACGCGCTCTCGGACAGTCCCGCCGGCAGCGTCGCCGTACAGCTCGAATCGCCTGCCGAAGTAGCGGATCCCGAACTGCGCGAGGAAGCCGTCCGTGCGCTGCGCCTGACCCGGGAGCTGATCGCATGA
- a CDS encoding amino acid permease, which produces MSAPPETLTTDQLGARDLGHFGYAQQLSRRVGSYASFAAGFSFVSILTTVFQLFGLGFGFGGTAFFWTWPAVLAGQLMVALCFAELAARYPLSGAIYQWARRLGGAVVGWFAGWTMVIAQIITLATAAIALQVVLPAVWPGFQLVGSDPALASKDGAANAVLLGCILLVATTLLNATSVRITALVNSVGVTCELIGVVLIVVLLTMRAERGPSVVLHTTNLDSSTGYVVPLLISALMAAYVLVGFDSAGELSEETHKPRATTPRTIIRAVVASGIGGAFLIIAALMAAPSLTDGNLATQGLPYVLTSRLGTTPGKLLLLDVALAVCVCTLAIQTAAARMIFSMARDNVLPGSRQLRKVSERTGTPVAATVVPGVLAAVCLVVNVGNAGLFLGLASVCIMLLYVAYLMVTTPLLVRRLTGGGLPAGVDENGRPLFSLGRFGVVVNVVAVAYGLAMAINLGWPRAEVYDPAGDGWYLHYLPLITLAIVAAGGLLAYRAQRTAYYASIGMPAPAAAPAIEAEGASA; this is translated from the coding sequence ATGTCAGCACCCCCTGAAACACTGACCACGGATCAACTGGGCGCACGCGATCTCGGCCATTTCGGCTATGCCCAGCAACTCTCGCGCCGCGTCGGCAGCTACGCGTCGTTCGCGGCGGGCTTCTCGTTCGTCTCGATTCTCACCACCGTCTTCCAGCTCTTCGGTCTGGGCTTCGGCTTCGGCGGTACGGCGTTCTTCTGGACCTGGCCTGCCGTCCTGGCCGGCCAGCTCATGGTCGCGTTGTGCTTCGCCGAGCTCGCCGCGCGGTACCCGCTGTCCGGCGCGATCTACCAGTGGGCCCGTCGTCTCGGCGGCGCTGTGGTCGGCTGGTTCGCGGGCTGGACGATGGTGATCGCGCAGATCATCACGCTGGCGACGGCGGCGATCGCGCTGCAGGTCGTACTGCCCGCGGTCTGGCCCGGATTCCAGTTGGTCGGCAGCGATCCGGCGCTCGCGTCGAAGGACGGCGCGGCGAACGCCGTACTCCTCGGCTGCATCCTGCTGGTCGCGACGACCCTGCTCAACGCGACCAGCGTGCGGATCACCGCGCTCGTCAACTCGGTCGGCGTGACGTGTGAACTGATTGGCGTCGTTCTGATCGTGGTATTGCTGACAATGCGCGCCGAGCGCGGTCCGTCTGTCGTCCTGCACACGACCAACCTCGACAGCTCGACCGGGTACGTCGTACCGCTGCTGATCTCGGCGTTGATGGCGGCGTACGTGCTGGTCGGGTTCGACAGCGCGGGCGAACTGTCGGAGGAGACGCACAAGCCGCGCGCGACGACACCGCGGACGATCATCCGTGCGGTCGTTGCCTCCGGCATCGGTGGTGCGTTCCTGATCATCGCGGCGCTGATGGCCGCGCCGTCGCTGACCGACGGAAACCTGGCCACCCAGGGCCTCCCCTACGTGCTGACGAGCCGCCTGGGTACGACGCCGGGCAAGCTGCTGCTGCTCGACGTCGCACTGGCGGTCTGCGTGTGCACGCTCGCGATCCAGACGGCCGCGGCACGGATGATCTTCTCGATGGCGCGCGACAACGTCCTGCCGGGTTCGCGGCAGCTGCGCAAGGTGTCCGAGCGGACCGGTACGCCGGTGGCCGCGACCGTCGTACCAGGTGTGCTGGCCGCCGTCTGCCTCGTTGTGAACGTGGGGAACGCGGGACTGTTCCTGGGCCTCGCGAGTGTCTGCATCATGTTGCTGTACGTCGCGTATCTGATGGTCACGACGCCGTTGCTGGTACGGCGCCTGACCGGCGGCGGGCTGCCTGCCGGCGTGGACGAGAACGGGCGGCCGCTGTTCTCGCTCGGGCGCTTCGGCGTGGTGGTCAACGTCGTCGCGGTCGCGTACGGACTGGCGATGGCGATCAACCTCGGCTGGCCGCGAGCGGAGGTGTACGACCCGGCCGGCGATGGTTGGTACCTCCACTACCTCCCGCTGATCACCCTCGCCATCGTCGCGGCCGGCGGCCTCCTGGCGTACCGCGCGCAGCGCACCGCGTACTACGCGTCAATCGGCATGCCCGCGCCCGCCGCCGCACCGGCGATCGAGGCGGAGGGGGCCAGCGCATGA
- a CDS encoding NAD-dependent epimerase/dehydratase family protein encodes MKVLVAGATGGLGRSLVPQLIAAGHEVTGMTRSESGASSVRSFGADVVLADGLDAAAVRAAVAKVRPEVVVHQMTALKGGIDFKHFDDSFAMTNRLRTEGTDNLLAASQAAGVRRFVVQSYAGWNLQHGGSATKTEAEPLDPNPVPAQQQTMAGIKHLESAVLNADGIEGVALRYASFYGPTGDIGKGGSMVELIQKRRLPLIGDGTGVWSFIHYDDAASATVKAVDSDVTGVFQIADDDPAQAAVWLPEFARILGAKPPRHVPAWVGRLAVGDVGVAAFTEIRGADNTLAKQTFDWQPGYASWREGFREGL; translated from the coding sequence ATGAAGGTCTTGGTAGCAGGCGCGACCGGTGGATTGGGCCGGTCGCTGGTACCGCAGCTGATCGCGGCCGGGCACGAGGTGACCGGGATGACCCGGTCGGAGTCCGGCGCGAGCAGCGTGCGGTCGTTCGGGGCGGACGTCGTACTCGCGGACGGGCTCGACGCCGCCGCGGTCCGTGCGGCCGTGGCGAAGGTCCGCCCGGAGGTCGTCGTCCACCAGATGACGGCGCTCAAGGGCGGGATCGACTTCAAGCACTTCGACGACAGCTTCGCGATGACGAACCGGCTGCGGACCGAAGGCACCGACAACCTGCTCGCCGCGTCCCAGGCTGCCGGCGTACGACGGTTCGTCGTCCAGTCGTACGCCGGCTGGAACTTGCAGCACGGCGGATCCGCCACCAAGACCGAGGCGGAGCCGCTCGACCCGAACCCGGTACCCGCGCAGCAGCAGACGATGGCCGGGATCAAGCACCTCGAGTCGGCGGTGCTGAACGCCGACGGGATCGAGGGCGTCGCGCTCCGGTACGCGAGCTTCTACGGCCCGACCGGTGACATCGGCAAGGGCGGCTCGATGGTGGAGCTGATCCAGAAGCGCCGGCTGCCGCTGATCGGCGACGGCACCGGGGTCTGGTCGTTCATCCACTACGACGACGCGGCGTCGGCGACGGTGAAGGCGGTCGACAGCGACGTCACCGGGGTGTTCCAGATCGCGGACGACGACCCGGCGCAGGCCGCGGTCTGGCTGCCGGAGTTCGCTCGCATCCTCGGGGCGAAGCCGCCGCGGCACGTGCCGGCCTGGGTGGGACGGCTCGCGGTCGGCGATGTCGGGGTCGCGGCGTTCACCGAGATCCGCGGGGCCGACAACACGCTGGCGAAGCAGACCTTCGACTGGCAGCCCGGGTACGCGTCCTGGCGCGAAGGTTTCCGTGAAGGGCTGTGA